One region of Rhodocaloribacter litoris genomic DNA includes:
- a CDS encoding ABC transporter permease, translated as MNWILKMAWRDSRGSRRRLLLFVAAMVLGVAALVAINAFGENLRRAVDEEARTLLGADLSFEADLPFPPEVEALADSLGGRQARRVSFSSMAYFPRLNTARLATVRAHEGAYPFYGTVETDPPGAAHTYREGRQALVDRNLMQQLGLAVGDSVRVGRVTYRIAGQLLRTPRESEVAMLFSPRIYIPLAGIDTTLLGRGSRAEYEIYFRFDDGRDVEALGDDLRPRLRRADIGVDTVGEVQADWDEGLTNLYRFLSLVGFMALLLGSVGVASAVHVYVRQRIETVAVLRCFGARAWRTFGVYLVQALAMGLIGAVTGCLLGLAVQGLLPRVLAGFLPVAVPFSVSWSALALGLGVGTGVTVLFALLPLLGVRNVSPLRALRSAYEPERPGRRDPLRWVVFGLLACGITGFAVAQAPNTLTGVGYAAALALVFGLLAGVARLIIVLVRRYFPSSWPYVWRQGLANLYRPNNQTLLLMLALGFGTFLIMTLFLTQQTLVRQIELAGGEGRPNLVFFDIQPDQVDGLTALLQQKRLPVLDAVPIVTMRIHAVGGRTLDELRADSTARVTWAHRREYRSTYRDALTDSETLVAGEFIGEVPPGETVVPVSVEEDIAGDLGVALGDTVVFDVQGVQVPTRIASIRQVEWRRMQTNFFFVFPRGVLEKAPQFFVVLTRTPDEASSAAAQTAVVQDFPNVSAIDLSLILDVFDAIFGRIAFVLRFMALFSILTGLIVLAAAVLVSRFQRVEETVLLKTLGASRRQVFRIMAVEYLFLGLFATLTGLVLALGGGWALAFFVFETPFVAPPAALAVALLVVTGLTLAVGLLNSRGIYDRSALEVLRAET; from the coding sequence ATGAACTGGATCCTGAAGATGGCATGGCGAGACAGCCGGGGAAGCCGGCGGCGCCTCCTGCTTTTCGTCGCGGCGATGGTGCTCGGCGTGGCGGCGCTCGTGGCCATTAACGCCTTCGGAGAAAACCTGCGCCGCGCCGTGGACGAGGAGGCACGCACCCTGCTGGGCGCCGACCTGAGCTTCGAGGCCGACCTGCCGTTCCCGCCGGAGGTGGAAGCCCTGGCCGACTCGCTCGGGGGGCGGCAGGCCCGCCGTGTCTCGTTTTCCTCCATGGCCTATTTTCCCCGGCTCAACACCGCCCGGCTGGCCACCGTCCGTGCCCATGAGGGCGCCTATCCGTTCTACGGCACCGTCGAGACGGACCCTCCCGGGGCGGCCCACACCTACCGGGAGGGGCGGCAGGCCCTCGTCGACCGCAACCTCATGCAGCAGCTCGGCCTTGCCGTGGGCGACTCGGTGCGTGTCGGCCGCGTCACCTATCGCATCGCGGGGCAGCTGCTCCGGACGCCCCGGGAGTCCGAGGTGGCCATGCTCTTCAGCCCCCGCATCTACATCCCGCTGGCCGGGATCGACACGACCCTGCTCGGCCGGGGCAGCCGGGCCGAGTACGAGATCTATTTCCGGTTCGACGACGGCCGCGACGTGGAGGCCCTGGGCGATGACCTGCGTCCCCGCCTCCGGCGGGCCGACATCGGGGTCGATACCGTGGGTGAGGTGCAGGCGGACTGGGACGAGGGGCTCACCAACCTCTACCGTTTCCTCAGCCTCGTCGGTTTCATGGCGCTCTTGCTCGGCAGCGTCGGCGTGGCGAGCGCCGTCCACGTCTACGTCCGGCAACGGATCGAGACGGTGGCGGTGCTCCGCTGTTTCGGGGCGAGGGCGTGGCGGACCTTCGGCGTCTACCTGGTGCAGGCGCTGGCAATGGGGCTCATCGGGGCCGTGACCGGATGCCTGCTCGGCCTGGCCGTGCAGGGCCTGCTGCCCCGGGTGCTGGCCGGCTTCTTGCCGGTGGCGGTGCCCTTCTCGGTCTCCTGGAGCGCGCTCGCGCTGGGGCTGGGCGTCGGGACCGGCGTGACCGTGCTCTTTGCCCTGCTTCCGCTCCTCGGCGTGCGCAACGTCTCGCCGCTGCGGGCGCTCCGCTCCGCCTACGAGCCGGAACGCCCGGGACGCCGGGATCCGCTCCGGTGGGTGGTCTTCGGGTTGCTGGCCTGCGGCATCACCGGCTTTGCCGTGGCGCAGGCACCGAACACGCTCACCGGCGTCGGCTACGCGGCGGCGCTGGCCCTCGTCTTCGGGCTGCTGGCCGGCGTGGCCCGGCTCATCATCGTCCTCGTCCGGCGCTACTTCCCGTCGTCATGGCCCTACGTGTGGCGGCAGGGACTGGCCAACCTCTATCGACCGAACAACCAGACCCTGTTGCTCATGCTGGCGCTCGGGTTCGGGACGTTCCTCATCATGACCCTGTTCCTCACGCAGCAGACGCTCGTCCGGCAGATCGAACTCGCCGGCGGAGAAGGACGGCCCAACCTCGTCTTCTTCGACATCCAGCCCGATCAGGTGGACGGCCTGACGGCCCTGTTGCAGCAGAAACGGCTGCCGGTGCTCGACGCGGTGCCCATCGTGACGATGCGCATCCATGCCGTGGGCGGCCGTACCCTCGACGAGTTGCGGGCCGACTCGACGGCCCGGGTGACCTGGGCCCACCGGCGCGAATACCGCTCCACCTACCGCGACGCGCTGACCGACAGTGAAACCCTGGTGGCCGGCGAGTTCATCGGAGAGGTGCCGCCGGGCGAGACGGTCGTCCCCGTCTCCGTCGAGGAAGACATCGCGGGCGACCTCGGGGTGGCCCTCGGGGATACGGTCGTCTTCGACGTGCAGGGGGTGCAGGTGCCCACCCGCATCGCCAGCATCCGGCAGGTGGAATGGCGCCGCATGCAGACGAACTTCTTCTTCGTCTTTCCCCGGGGGGTGCTCGAGAAGGCGCCTCAGTTCTTCGTGGTGCTCACCCGCACGCCGGACGAGGCGTCCTCGGCGGCCGCGCAGACCGCCGTCGTGCAGGACTTTCCCAACGTTTCGGCCATCGACCTCTCGCTCATCCTCGACGTTTTCGATGCCATTTTCGGGCGGATCGCCTTCGTGCTCCGCTTCATGGCCCTGTTCAGCATCCTGACGGGGCTGATCGTGCTGGCGGCGGCCGTGCTCGTGAGCCGTTTCCAGCGCGTCGAGGAGACGGTACTGCTCAAGACGCTGGGGGCTTCCCGGCGGCAGGTGTTCCGCATCATGGCCGTCGAATACCTGTTTCTGGGTCTCTTTGCCACGCTGACGGGGCTCGTCCTGGCCCTCGGCGGGGGATGGGCGCTGGCCTTCTTCGTCTTCGAGACGCCTTTCGTGGCGCCGCCGGCCGCGCTGGCCGTCGCCCTGCTGGTGGTCACCGGGCTCACGCTGGCTGTCGGGCTGCTCAACAGCCGCGGGATCTACGACCGGAGTGCCCTCGAGGTGCTGCGGGCGGAAACATGA
- a CDS encoding DivIVA domain-containing protein translates to MKLTPLDIRKQDFTRGFRGYDADEVQTFLRMVADQWQELLDEKARLEERLREQEAKLQHYLKVEEALQQALATARESTRQAIENAERKAEMILQEAEARAKEIKRDAEEQRHRLKHEAAQIAGRRKEIVARLRAFLLSEMELLAHFEGDDPVGFIKLLPGEERSETARYLAARADAPSPAAKESGTPASGEPAAPAAGEDEEELLRELADEIAALDPGAVTSGPEADVAPEPEADMAPEPEEEPAPEPVEDHPQPRWQALQDEAPQEDEASEAGAAPDTERPAETGGERPGWRVNSLIRPGPESGTEPAGSEAAKKPDPPAGKEDESIPSDEIAKIRRILDDLD, encoded by the coding sequence ATGAAACTTACCCCCCTCGACATCCGGAAACAGGATTTTACGCGCGGCTTTCGGGGCTACGACGCCGACGAGGTGCAGACTTTTCTGCGGATGGTGGCGGATCAGTGGCAGGAGTTGCTGGACGAAAAGGCACGCCTGGAAGAGCGCCTGCGCGAGCAGGAAGCCAAGCTGCAACATTATCTGAAGGTGGAGGAGGCGCTCCAGCAGGCACTCGCGACGGCCCGGGAAAGCACCCGCCAGGCCATCGAGAACGCCGAACGCAAGGCCGAGATGATTCTGCAGGAAGCGGAGGCCCGGGCGAAGGAGATCAAGCGCGACGCCGAGGAGCAGCGGCACCGGCTCAAGCACGAGGCGGCCCAGATCGCCGGGCGTCGCAAGGAGATCGTGGCGCGGCTGCGGGCGTTTCTGCTCTCCGAGATGGAGTTGCTGGCCCACTTCGAGGGGGACGACCCCGTGGGGTTCATCAAGCTGCTGCCCGGGGAGGAACGCTCCGAGACGGCCCGTTACCTGGCGGCCCGGGCCGATGCCCCGTCGCCGGCGGCGAAGGAGTCCGGGACCCCGGCATCCGGAGAGCCGGCCGCGCCCGCGGCCGGCGAGGACGAGGAGGAGCTTCTCCGGGAACTGGCCGACGAGATCGCGGCCCTGGACCCCGGTGCGGTGACCTCCGGCCCGGAAGCGGACGTGGCTCCGGAGCCGGAAGCGGACATGGCCCCGGAGCCGGAGGAGGAACCCGCGCCGGAACCGGTGGAAGACCACCCGCAGCCCCGGTGGCAGGCCCTGCAAGACGAAGCACCGCAGGAGGACGAAGCCTCTGAGGCCGGCGCGGCACCGGACACCGAGCGGCCCGCCGAGACCGGCGGCGAGCGCCCCGGCTGGCGGGTCAACTCGCTCATCCGACCCGGACCGGAAAGCGGGACCGAACCGGCCGGGAGCGAGGCGGCGAAGAAACCGGATCCCCCTGCCGGCAAGGAGGACGAGAGCATCCCCTCCGACGAGATCGCCAAGATTCGCCGCATCCTCGACGACCTCGACTGA
- a CDS encoding four helix bundle protein: protein MHEDEIWDEERWEAFLRENDRRVNRFMDLLFNFLTEHPLPEEGDEAGRRFWESQLRDFLEGQGFYPEDHGYGFFFDLFDTEDEADEEEAGVGWFGLEDEEAFDDEALFEDALQSFRELPVYQQAFRLATEVLEWANALPGDVKDSTLVQFCTHVTQIPANIAKGHGIGYERDMIGGNIACAKRGLAAANAALGLLREMKAAPYMPPDVYRRLYEQAFEVRNELGLYVQDLRRRFDLGID from the coding sequence ATGCACGAAGACGAAATCTGGGACGAAGAGCGCTGGGAGGCGTTTCTGCGCGAGAACGACCGCCGTGTCAATCGCTTCATGGACCTGCTGTTCAACTTCCTCACGGAGCACCCCCTGCCCGAGGAAGGGGACGAGGCCGGCCGGCGCTTCTGGGAAAGCCAGCTCCGCGACTTCCTCGAAGGACAAGGCTTCTATCCGGAAGACCACGGGTATGGCTTCTTCTTCGATCTCTTCGATACCGAGGACGAAGCAGACGAGGAGGAGGCCGGCGTCGGGTGGTTCGGCCTGGAAGACGAGGAGGCCTTCGACGACGAGGCGCTCTTCGAGGACGCGTTGCAGAGCTTCCGGGAACTGCCGGTCTACCAGCAGGCCTTCCGGCTGGCCACCGAGGTGCTCGAATGGGCCAATGCCCTGCCCGGCGACGTCAAGGACAGCACGCTGGTTCAGTTCTGCACGCACGTCACCCAGATCCCGGCGAACATCGCCAAGGGGCACGGCATCGGCTACGAACGCGACATGATCGGCGGCAACATCGCCTGTGCCAAGCGAGGGCTGGCGGCCGCCAATGCCGCGCTGGGCCTGCTCCGTGAGATGAAGGCGGCCCCCTACATGCCCCCCGACGTGTACCGGCGCCTCTACGAACAGGCCTTCGAGGTGCGCAACGAACTGGGCCTGTACGTGCAGGATCTCCGCCGTCGCTTCGACCTGGGCATCGACTGA
- a CDS encoding YggS family pyridoxal phosphate-dependent enzyme, with the protein MYDDTVVDERAIAAAVAAVRARIERACRRAGRSPDEVTLIGVTKTFPVEAVAAARAAGLEDFGENKVQELVEKAGRIPGALHGGPVRWHMIGHLQRNKARDVVRHADVFHALDSRRLAEALERRAADAGRVLPCFVQVNVSGEPSKFGLDPGAVHPFLDALAACEHLHVVGLMTLAAPADDPEDVRPQFRLLRRLLETYDARDNPQVDLRYLSMGMTGDFEVAVEEGATHVRIGTALFGAREAP; encoded by the coding sequence ATGTACGACGACACGGTGGTGGACGAACGGGCGATTGCGGCGGCGGTGGCGGCGGTGCGGGCACGCATCGAGCGGGCCTGCCGCCGGGCCGGGCGCTCGCCGGACGAGGTCACGCTCATCGGGGTGACAAAGACGTTTCCCGTCGAAGCCGTGGCGGCTGCCCGGGCGGCCGGGCTGGAGGACTTCGGCGAAAACAAGGTGCAGGAACTCGTCGAGAAGGCGGGGCGGATCCCGGGGGCGCTCCACGGCGGCCCGGTACGCTGGCACATGATCGGCCATCTGCAGCGCAACAAGGCCCGCGACGTCGTCCGGCATGCCGACGTCTTCCACGCCCTGGACAGCCGGCGCTTGGCCGAAGCGCTGGAGCGACGGGCCGCCGACGCCGGGCGGGTGCTGCCGTGTTTCGTCCAGGTCAACGTCTCCGGTGAACCCTCCAAGTTCGGGCTCGATCCCGGCGCGGTGCACCCGTTTCTCGATGCCCTGGCAGCCTGCGAGCACCTGCACGTCGTCGGCCTGATGACGCTTGCAGCCCCCGCCGACGATCCCGAAGACGTGCGCCCGCAGTTCCGGCTGCTGCGGCGGTTGCTGGAAACCTATGACGCACGGGACAACCCGCAGGTCGACCTGCGCTACCTTTCCATGGGCATGACCGGCGACTTCGAGGTGGCCGTCGAGGAGGGGGCCACCCACGTGCGCATCGGCACGGCCCTCTTCGGCGCACGCGAGGCGCCGTAG
- a CDS encoding ABC transporter ATP-binding protein, with amino-acid sequence MPVLEVDGLTKTYHSGTRELTVLRDVTFTLEDGDTCAIVGPSGSGKTTLLGLCAGLDAPTAGTVRLCGVDLGPLDEDERAGVRNEHVGFVFQTFRLIPTLTARENVMVPAELRGDRTAGDRAVALLEAVGLGDRLEHYPAQLSGGEQQRVALARAFINRPRILFADEPTGNLDADTGETIVRLLFDLNRSAGTTLVLVTHNLELARRTGRLLRLRGGVIVSDERMHAPTKRVAAS; translated from the coding sequence ATGCCGGTTTTGGAAGTCGACGGCTTGACGAAAACCTACCACAGCGGGACGCGGGAGTTGACCGTCTTGCGCGATGTGACGTTCACGCTCGAAGACGGGGACACCTGCGCCATCGTGGGGCCGTCGGGGAGTGGCAAGACGACCCTGCTGGGCCTGTGTGCCGGGCTCGACGCGCCGACGGCCGGGACGGTCCGGCTCTGCGGGGTGGACCTGGGCCCCCTCGACGAGGACGAACGCGCCGGGGTGCGCAACGAGCACGTCGGCTTTGTCTTTCAAACCTTCCGCCTGATCCCCACGCTCACGGCGCGCGAGAACGTCATGGTGCCCGCCGAGCTCCGGGGCGACCGCACGGCCGGCGACCGGGCCGTCGCATTGCTCGAGGCGGTGGGGCTCGGCGACCGGCTCGAGCACTACCCCGCGCAGCTCTCCGGCGGCGAGCAGCAGCGGGTGGCGCTGGCCCGGGCCTTCATCAACCGTCCCCGCATCCTCTTTGCCGACGAGCCCACCGGCAACCTGGATGCCGACACCGGCGAGACCATCGTACGCCTGCTGTTCGATCTGAACCGGTCCGCGGGCACCACGCTGGTGCTGGTGACGCATAACCTGGAACTGGCCCGGCGTACGGGGCGGCTGCTCCGCCTGCGCGGGGGCGTCATCGTGTCGGACGAGCGGATGCACGCGCCCACAAAACGCGTCGCGGCCTCCTGA
- a CDS encoding purine-nucleoside phosphorylase, producing MPADPGTFDVEAYRRQVEATAATVRERLRVVPRIGLILGTGLGTLADEIDVDVTMPYETLPHFPLSTVESHHGKLLAGRLGGVPVLALQGRFHLYEGYSPRQVTFPVRVLGVLGIETLLISNAAGGMNPHFRRGDLMLVTDHINLQGANPLEGPNIAEWGPRFPDMSEPYDPELRRLAEARALELGIKLQQGVYVAVTGPNLETRAEYRFLRSIGADAVGMSTVPEVIVARHMNLRVMAVSVITDECFPDALEPVSLEEVLAAAAEAGPRLAALTKAVVTALVPVTG from the coding sequence ATGCCCGCAGATCCCGGAACCTTCGACGTCGAAGCCTACCGGCGGCAGGTCGAAGCGACGGCCGCCACCGTGCGCGAGCGGCTGCGCGTCGTGCCGCGCATAGGGCTCATTCTGGGCACCGGCCTCGGCACCCTCGCCGACGAGATCGACGTCGACGTGACGATGCCCTACGAGACCCTGCCCCACTTCCCGCTCTCGACGGTCGAATCCCACCACGGAAAGCTGCTGGCCGGGCGCCTGGGCGGCGTGCCGGTCCTGGCCCTGCAGGGACGTTTTCACCTCTACGAAGGCTATTCTCCCCGGCAGGTGACCTTTCCCGTCCGGGTGCTGGGCGTCCTCGGCATCGAGACGCTCCTGATCTCGAACGCGGCGGGCGGCATGAACCCCCACTTCCGGCGGGGCGACCTGATGCTGGTCACCGACCACATCAACCTGCAGGGAGCCAATCCCCTCGAAGGACCGAACATCGCCGAGTGGGGGCCGCGCTTTCCCGACATGAGCGAGCCCTACGACCCCGAACTGCGGCGCCTGGCCGAGGCCCGTGCGCTCGAGCTGGGGATCAAGTTGCAGCAGGGCGTGTATGTGGCCGTAACGGGACCCAACCTGGAAACCCGGGCCGAATACCGCTTTCTCCGCAGCATCGGAGCCGATGCCGTCGGGATGAGCACCGTGCCCGAGGTCATCGTCGCCCGGCACATGAACCTCCGGGTGATGGCCGTCTCCGTCATCACGGACGAGTGCTTTCCGGATGCGCTGGAGCCGGTTTCCCTGGAAGAGGTGCTGGCCGCCGCCGCCGAGGCGGGACCCCGGCTGGCGGCGCTCACGAAGGCCGTCGTGACGGCCCTTGTCCCGGTAACCGGATAG